A portion of the Coprobacter tertius genome contains these proteins:
- a CDS encoding glycosyltransferase family 4 protein: MGRKVIRISTVPVSLKNLLKGQLKMLSRYYEVIAISSPGQDLDDVSLREGVRVIPVPIERRISLVKDFISLFKLIAVFRKERPWMVHSLTPKAGLLSMLAAKITRVPVRMHTFTGLVFPTAGGMLKPLLILMDRITCYCATHINPEGEGVKRDLLSYKITRKPLHVIAQGNINGIDMDYYSRTDEVIRKAGMLKEENTFTFCFIGRIVGDKGINELVGSFDRLYKENNRIRLFLVGPFEDHLDPVLPEIKEMISHHAGIVFTGWKEDVRPYLAASDAFVFPSYREGFPNVVMQAGAMGLPSIVTDINGSNEIIIDGKNGVIIPSKNANALYEAMKSFAESADELLRMSLNSREMIAGRYDRDIVWKAILEEYRKIENHVS, translated from the coding sequence ATGGGTCGTAAAGTCATTCGGATATCGACTGTACCGGTATCTCTGAAGAATTTACTCAAAGGGCAGTTAAAAATGCTGTCCCGCTATTATGAAGTTATCGCGATTTCTTCTCCGGGGCAAGATTTGGACGATGTAAGCTTGCGGGAAGGAGTCCGGGTGATTCCTGTACCGATAGAAAGGCGTATATCGTTGGTAAAGGACTTCATCTCGTTATTTAAGTTGATAGCTGTATTTCGTAAAGAACGTCCCTGGATGGTACATTCTCTGACCCCTAAAGCCGGATTGCTCTCGATGTTGGCGGCAAAAATAACCCGGGTACCGGTGCGAATGCATACTTTTACCGGATTGGTTTTTCCTACTGCCGGGGGGATGTTAAAGCCGCTTTTAATCCTGATGGACCGGATAACCTGTTATTGTGCTACGCATATAAATCCCGAAGGGGAAGGGGTAAAACGAGACCTGCTTTCTTATAAGATTACGAGAAAACCGTTGCATGTTATCGCGCAGGGTAATATAAACGGAATAGATATGGATTATTATTCTCGTACTGATGAGGTTATCCGTAAAGCCGGAATGTTGAAAGAAGAAAATACATTTACTTTTTGTTTTATAGGCCGCATTGTCGGGGATAAAGGCATAAATGAACTGGTCGGTTCTTTCGACCGGCTTTATAAAGAAAATAACCGGATCCGGCTATTTTTGGTAGGGCCTTTCGAAGACCATCTCGATCCTGTACTTCCCGAAATAAAAGAGATGATTTCGCATCATGCCGGAATTGTATTTACCGGATGGAAAGAGGATGTCAGACCCTATCTGGCCGCTTCAGATGCATTTGTTTTTCCGAGTTATCGGGAAGGTTTTCCGAATGTAGTCATGCAGGCCGGGGCGATGGGGCTCCCTTCGATCGTAACCGATATAAACGGAAGCAATGAAATTATTATCGATGGGAAAAACGGTGTGATTATTCCATCTAAAAACGCGAATGCCTTATATGAAGCGATGAAATCTTTTGCGGAATCTGCCGACGAGCTTCTCCGCATGTCTCTAAATTCCCGGGAAATGATCGCCGGGCGCTATGATCGCGATATCGTGTGGAAAGCCATATTAGAAGAATATCGGAAAATAGAAAATCATGTATCGTAA
- the wecB gene encoding non-hydrolyzing UDP-N-acetylglucosamine 2-epimerase → MKKKIMLVFGTRPEAIKMAPLVKEFQKEPDIFETIVCVTGQHREMLDQVLRIFDIVPEYDLDIMKKGQDLYDVTSAVLLGMRDVLIKTNPDIVLVHGDTTTSAAAAMAAFYRQIPVGHVEAGLRTHNIYSPWPEEMNRLLTGRIATYHFSPTPLSKNNLIVEGIPDKQIIVTGNTVIDALYRVVERIKNDGDLTFDLDRRLLSAGYDTARLTGDRRLVLITGHRRENFGDGFENICHALKTLVEQNPDVDFVYPMHLNPNVRKPIYEIFGQNYSPNLFFIEPLEYLSFVYLMEKSYLILTDSGGIQEEAPGLGKPVLVMRDTTERPEAVDAGTVRLVGTGYGKIVREVNVLLNDDRVYDKMSNAVNPYGDGKASRRIVEFLSER, encoded by the coding sequence ATGAAGAAAAAAATAATGTTGGTTTTCGGGACGCGCCCCGAAGCCATTAAGATGGCGCCTTTGGTAAAAGAATTTCAGAAAGAACCCGATATTTTCGAAACGATTGTTTGTGTTACCGGCCAGCATCGTGAAATGCTCGATCAGGTGCTGCGGATATTTGATATTGTACCCGAATACGATCTCGATATAATGAAAAAGGGGCAAGACTTGTACGATGTAACTTCAGCGGTATTACTTGGGATGAGGGATGTTTTGATAAAAACAAATCCCGATATCGTTTTGGTACATGGCGACACGACAACCAGCGCAGCGGCGGCAATGGCGGCTTTTTACCGCCAGATTCCGGTAGGGCATGTAGAGGCCGGACTTCGTACTCATAATATATACAGCCCGTGGCCGGAAGAGATGAACCGGCTGTTGACAGGACGTATCGCCACGTACCATTTTTCGCCTACACCCTTAAGTAAAAATAATCTTATTGTTGAAGGCATACCCGACAAGCAGATTATCGTAACCGGTAATACGGTTATCGATGCATTATATAGGGTGGTAGAGAGAATAAAAAATGACGGTGATCTTACTTTTGATCTCGACAGGCGGTTATTGAGTGCCGGTTACGATACCGCTCGTTTAACCGGCGATAGACGATTGGTGTTGATAACCGGTCACAGAAGAGAGAATTTCGGGGATGGTTTCGAAAATATATGTCATGCTTTAAAAACTTTAGTAGAACAAAATCCCGATGTAGATTTTGTTTATCCTATGCATCTGAATCCGAATGTACGAAAGCCTATTTATGAGATATTCGGACAAAACTACTCACCGAATCTGTTTTTTATAGAACCTCTCGAATATTTGAGCTTTGTATATTTAATGGAGAAAAGCTATCTGATACTCACCGATAGCGGCGGTATTCAGGAAGAAGCTCCCGGCTTGGGAAAACCGGTATTGGTAATGAGGGATACTACCGAAAGGCCGGAAGCTGTCGATGCGGGAACAGTGAGACTGGTAGGAACCGGGTACGGGAAAATCGTGCGGGAAGTGAACGTTTTGCTGAACGATGATCGGGTTTATGACAAAATGAGTAATGCCGTAAATCCGTATGGCGACGGAAAAGCTTCTCGCAGAATCGTAGAATTCTTATCTGAACGATAG
- a CDS encoding glycosyltransferase, translating into MEKLLSVIVPLFNGEKYIGKCLESLIHQNIEPEKYEILVINDGSTDNGVKIAENYSKEYSQIKVITQKNGGLSSARNTGIRNSSGRYLCFVDSDDFIVENTLKSILQIAIDNYFEILTYGIVGGQEDEFTNKKYCRNFSEIEAAQSGIRYIADHNYNNGAWYYLISKDFIIKHNLYFEEGRYCEDGMFTTKAFLLAERMSAVHADVYCYVRHAGTITTSKNMTHLLKVIDDFIYAIHYLTSLIEEHKNKMSVACYERCISRRNSYLFFLFIRMYKSNLPNARIKEIIGSLSAEGLYPFGRMLKKDYKNKKFSILWYIMNHRGLYLLLCRFNSILKK; encoded by the coding sequence ATGGAAAAATTATTGAGCGTTATAGTTCCTTTATTTAACGGTGAAAAATATATCGGGAAATGTTTGGAGTCGTTAATCCATCAGAATATAGAGCCGGAGAAATATGAAATACTCGTTATTAATGACGGATCGACGGATAACGGGGTAAAAATAGCAGAAAATTATTCGAAGGAATATTCTCAAATTAAAGTTATTACTCAGAAAAATGGAGGGTTATCTTCTGCGAGAAATACAGGAATAAGAAATTCTTCGGGACGGTATCTCTGTTTTGTCGATTCAGATGATTTCATAGTCGAAAATACATTAAAAAGTATATTGCAAATAGCGATAGATAATTATTTTGAGATTTTGACTTATGGTATTGTCGGGGGCCAGGAAGATGAATTTACCAATAAAAAATATTGCCGTAACTTTTCGGAGATAGAAGCTGCTCAATCGGGTATCCGGTACATTGCCGACCATAATTATAATAATGGAGCTTGGTACTATCTTATCTCAAAAGACTTTATTATAAAACATAATTTATATTTCGAAGAGGGCCGTTATTGTGAAGACGGTATGTTTACGACAAAAGCTTTTTTATTGGCGGAAAGAATGTCGGCGGTTCATGCCGATGTATATTGTTATGTAAGGCATGCCGGAACGATAACTACCAGTAAGAATATGACTCATTTGTTGAAAGTTATCGATGATTTTATTTACGCGATACATTATTTGACTTCTCTTATTGAAGAACATAAAAATAAAATGTCGGTAGCTTGTTATGAAAGATGCATCAGCCGCCGGAATAGTTATCTATTCTTTCTTTTCATCAGAATGTATAAAAGCAATTTGCCCAACGCCCGGATAAAAGAGATCATCGGTAGTTTATCGGCGGAAGGATTATATCCCTTCGGGAGGATGCTGAAAAAAGATTATAAAAACAAGAAGTTTTCGATTCTTTGGTATATCATGAATCATAGAGGTTTATATCTACTCCTGTGTCGATTTAATTCGATTTTAAAAAAATAA
- a CDS encoding sugar transferase: protein MYRNFLKRGIDFILVFCVLAVLWPVLLLITFWLSYANKGAGAFFLQERPGKNGKIFKVIKFKTMTDERDAQGNLLPDERRITKVGRLVRSLSVDELPQLINVLKGDMALIGPRPLLVAYLPLYNREQARRHQVRPGITGWAQVNGRNAISWKQKFEYDVWYVDHCSFLLDLKIVFLTIKKVFNREGINTESGGAMEFFNGEN, encoded by the coding sequence ATGTATCGTAATTTTCTGAAAAGGGGTATCGATTTTATACTCGTATTTTGTGTACTGGCGGTTCTTTGGCCGGTACTGTTGCTTATTACTTTTTGGTTAAGTTACGCCAATAAGGGAGCCGGAGCCTTTTTCTTGCAGGAAAGACCGGGCAAAAACGGGAAGATATTTAAAGTGATTAAATTTAAAACGATGACCGATGAGCGGGATGCTCAAGGAAATTTACTTCCTGATGAGCGGCGTATAACTAAAGTGGGCCGTCTCGTGAGGTCTTTATCTGTCGATGAGTTACCGCAGTTGATTAATGTTTTGAAAGGAGATATGGCATTGATCGGCCCTCGTCCGTTGCTGGTCGCATATCTCCCTTTATATAATCGTGAACAAGCTCGTCGTCATCAAGTGAGACCGGGCATTACAGGGTGGGCACAAGTAAATGGAAGAAATGCGATTTCGTGGAAACAGAAGTTCGAATACGATGTCTGGTATGTCGATCATTGTTCTTTTTTGCTCGATTTGAAGATTGTATTTCTAACGATAAAAAAAGTATTCAACAGAGAAGGGATAAATACGGAAAGCGGCGGCGCAATGGAATTTTTTAATGGAGAAAATTAA